In Halopseudomonas nanhaiensis, a single window of DNA contains:
- a CDS encoding YcgL domain-containing protein, with protein sequence MSVECSIYRSKRKPGMYIYLRRGADVSDLPEPIQHMAGLLEHAMDLELHEHRKLAKEDTHAVLRNLSQQGYHVQMPPQAEDWIVHLPEELLTRNDPI encoded by the coding sequence ATGTCGGTTGAATGCTCAATCTATCGCAGCAAGCGCAAGCCGGGTATGTACATCTATCTACGCCGCGGAGCGGATGTCAGCGACCTGCCCGAGCCGATACAGCACATGGCCGGATTGCTGGAGCACGCCATGGACCTGGAGTTGCACGAGCACCGCAAGCTGGCCAAGGAAGACACTCATGCCGTGTTGCGCAATCTGTCGCAACAGGGCTATCACGTGCAGATGCCGCCGCAGGCTGAAGACTGGATCGTGCATCTGCCCGAAGAACTGCTGACCCGCAACGATCCCATCTAG
- a CDS encoding bifunctional diguanylate cyclase/phosphodiesterase, giving the protein MPHTEPRAASTEAGPSLRHTRRSLLLIAGLMLSLFLVASATLVVIAFQQNHAALEHSRQYAARAIDSQLRALETVVSDYAFWGDAYRHLHVTVDTGWAYERQNMGPSLYEDFGYEGLLVIGPDDTTTYAVIRGALTDLSAERWLGQGLDGVLALARAQYEAEEPVSVIHNMNGQPVLVGAAPLTVGSDPTVTPMRGGTSVVLFVSIMSPEKLLQIGRDLGVDGLRVADQGASNERAWLDLDTQGPSIALTWDPARPGEQLLYVMLPLLLLTGILCAGLALAILQRAFNTARDVDASYASLSASQAALAISEARFRDVAEASSDWIWETDSDLQITYLSDRFAKVTGHLRKDWLGRPITDFLRCPANLASWLNGQIGRTPGGDTWQCYYMSRDGRRRVCMVSLRYIEESPLAGGYRGTARDITDEVEARARIEHLSQHDSLTGLPNRNRLQQFLDGRLKDTAAENEPLAMLSIDLDRFKPVNDTFGHHAGDLVLTEVANRLRSCLRDGDLVARLGGDEFILIVSGLATQDEIARLCARLIDSVERVIEYRGQRVFISASIGVAMAPMDATDPAELLRYADIALYEAKGAGRKTWCFYASDMNERILQRNQLERDLRQAIKDQTLHIVMQPRYHVESGRMVAAETLVRWYHPVRGQLGPDLFIPIAEETGLIHPLSTWILRSACEEAVAWKNDVRVSVNLSPSEFRRGDLVARVHDILRETGLEPHRLELEVTENVMLEDAERALEVMLQLKALGVRLAMDDFGTGYSSLSYLSNFPFDGLKIDRAFIAGLGDSASSQAIVEAVIALGSALDLTITAEGVETSEQLEQLRRLGCFEAQGYHLDRPMHLKDLRKMMVPVQSIGESN; this is encoded by the coding sequence ATGCCGCACACCGAACCGCGGGCTGCTTCAACGGAGGCCGGCCCGAGCCTTCGACACACACGGCGCTCCCTGTTGCTCATCGCCGGGCTGATGCTGTCGTTGTTTCTCGTCGCCAGCGCCACGCTCGTCGTCATCGCGTTTCAACAGAACCACGCCGCCCTCGAACACTCTCGGCAATATGCCGCAAGAGCCATCGACTCACAGTTGCGCGCGCTGGAAACCGTGGTAAGCGACTATGCATTCTGGGGCGACGCCTATCGCCACCTGCACGTTACCGTCGATACAGGGTGGGCCTACGAAAGACAGAACATGGGGCCGTCGCTGTATGAAGACTTCGGCTACGAAGGCCTGCTCGTCATCGGTCCCGACGACACGACCACCTACGCGGTGATACGCGGCGCGCTGACCGATCTTTCCGCGGAGCGCTGGCTGGGACAGGGGCTGGACGGCGTCCTTGCACTTGCTCGGGCGCAGTACGAGGCAGAAGAGCCGGTGAGCGTCATCCACAACATGAATGGACAGCCGGTGCTTGTTGGGGCCGCGCCGCTGACGGTCGGCAGCGATCCGACAGTAACGCCGATGCGGGGCGGGACGTCGGTTGTGCTGTTCGTCTCCATCATGAGTCCGGAGAAGCTGCTGCAAATTGGCAGGGATCTTGGTGTCGATGGATTGCGCGTGGCAGATCAGGGCGCTTCCAACGAGCGGGCCTGGCTCGATCTCGACACGCAGGGTCCGTCCATCGCTCTTACCTGGGATCCGGCGCGCCCGGGCGAGCAACTCTTGTACGTGATGCTCCCCCTGCTACTGCTTACCGGGATTCTGTGTGCCGGTCTCGCGTTGGCGATCCTGCAGCGCGCGTTCAACACCGCGCGAGATGTCGATGCCAGCTACGCGTCGTTGTCGGCCAGCCAAGCGGCGCTGGCCATCAGCGAAGCGCGGTTCCGCGACGTTGCCGAGGCCTCGTCCGACTGGATATGGGAAACCGACTCGGACCTGCAGATTACCTACCTCTCAGACCGCTTTGCCAAGGTGACCGGTCACCTTCGCAAGGACTGGCTGGGTCGCCCTATCACTGATTTTCTGCGTTGCCCTGCCAACCTGGCCTCCTGGCTCAACGGTCAGATCGGGCGCACGCCCGGCGGCGACACCTGGCAGTGCTACTACATGTCTCGCGATGGTCGGCGACGCGTCTGCATGGTCTCGCTGCGTTACATTGAAGAGAGCCCGCTTGCGGGCGGGTACCGCGGCACCGCCAGAGACATTACCGACGAAGTCGAGGCACGCGCCAGGATCGAACATCTGTCACAGCACGACTCTCTGACCGGCCTGCCCAACCGCAACCGGCTGCAGCAGTTTCTCGATGGCCGGCTCAAGGACACGGCTGCGGAGAACGAACCGCTGGCCATGTTGAGCATCGATCTGGACCGATTCAAGCCGGTCAACGATACCTTCGGCCATCACGCGGGCGACCTGGTGCTGACCGAAGTTGCGAACCGCCTGCGCAGTTGCCTGCGCGACGGCGACCTGGTGGCGCGTCTGGGCGGCGATGAATTCATCCTCATAGTCAGTGGGCTGGCTACGCAGGACGAGATTGCCCGCCTGTGTGCGCGGTTGATCGACAGCGTCGAGCGCGTTATCGAGTATCGTGGGCAACGCGTGTTCATCAGCGCCAGTATTGGCGTGGCCATGGCGCCGATGGACGCCACCGATCCGGCTGAGCTGTTGCGCTATGCGGACATCGCGCTCTATGAGGCCAAGGGCGCAGGGCGCAAGACCTGGTGCTTCTACGCCAGCGACATGAATGAGCGCATCCTGCAGCGCAACCAGCTCGAACGCGATCTGCGCCAGGCGATAAAGGACCAGACTCTGCACATCGTCATGCAGCCGCGCTACCACGTCGAGTCAGGCCGCATGGTCGCAGCCGAGACGCTGGTTCGCTGGTATCACCCGGTTCGCGGACAGCTGGGGCCGGATCTGTTCATTCCCATCGCCGAAGAAACCGGGCTGATCCATCCACTGAGTACCTGGATCCTGCGCAGCGCCTGCGAGGAGGCCGTAGCCTGGAAGAACGATGTGCGGGTCTCGGTCAATCTGTCCCCCAGCGAGTTCCGCCGAGGTGATCTGGTCGCTCGGGTTCACGACATTCTCCGGGAGACCGGTCTCGAACCACATCGTCTGGAACTGGAAGTCACGGAGAACGTGATGCTGGAAGATGCCGAGCGCGCGCTGGAGGTCATGCTGCAACTCAAGGCCCTGGGGGTGCGACTGGCGATGGATGACTTCGGGACCGGCTATTCCTCACTGAGTTATCTGAGCAATTTCCCATTCGACGGACTGAAGATCGACCGAGCATTCATCGCCGGGCTGGGCGACTCAGCCTCGAGTCAGGCGATCGTCGAGGCAGTTATCGCACTCGGCAGCGCGCTCGACCTCACGATCACCGCCGAGGGTGTGGAAACGTCGGAACAGCTGGAACAACTGCGGCGCCTTGGCTGCTTCGAAGCACAGGGCTACCATCTGGACAGACCGATGCATCTGAAAGACCTCCGGAAGATGATGGTGCCCGTGCAGTCCATCGGAGAAAGCAACTAA
- a CDS encoding acyl-CoA ligase (AMP-forming), exosortase A system-associated: MPYRLYQLIERAAKRNPDAQALLWRDEVLTYSQLWAHIEALAGSLQALGLERGERVAVYLPKQFETVISLFACNRADAVFIPINPQLKPEQVAHILANAGTSLLVTSAQRARQLDRELHGITSLRGAILTDGPAELSVQHWQWGALTRRTPTPAQNIDTDLAALLYTSGSTGLPKGVMLTQRNLLCGAESVADYLRNEPQDRLLAVLPLSFDYGLSQLTTAFHVGASVVLCEYLLPRDVVRAVARYQVTGLAGVPPLWHQLAAVDWPDDARCLRYFTNSGGRLPDDTLNRLRTRQPQAEPYLMYGLTEAFRSTWVPPAWLERKPGSIGIPIPNADVLVVREDGSVCDAFEEGELVHRGSLVASGYWADPERTRERFRPLPQGPGRPAADAVAVWSGDRVYRDDDGFMFFVGRRDEQIKCSGYRISPDEIEQQILASGLVDEAVVTAAEHPALGEAPIAILTGDPQRLPELQHWIKARLPGYMQPQAWLWYPAIPRNANGKYDRSLLKRTLATQFRSA, encoded by the coding sequence ATGCCCTACCGGCTGTATCAGCTGATCGAGCGCGCGGCAAAACGTAACCCTGATGCGCAGGCCCTGCTCTGGCGCGACGAAGTGCTGACCTACTCGCAGCTCTGGGCGCATATCGAAGCGCTGGCCGGGTCGTTGCAGGCACTAGGACTCGAGCGCGGTGAACGCGTCGCGGTGTATCTGCCCAAGCAGTTCGAGACGGTCATCTCACTGTTCGCCTGCAATCGCGCCGATGCGGTGTTCATCCCGATCAATCCTCAGCTCAAGCCTGAGCAGGTGGCGCACATTCTGGCGAACGCGGGCACCAGCCTGCTGGTGACCAGCGCACAGCGCGCCCGCCAGCTTGACCGCGAGCTGCACGGAATCACGTCCCTGCGCGGCGCGATTCTGACTGACGGTCCCGCGGAGTTGTCAGTTCAACACTGGCAATGGGGAGCATTGACGCGACGGACGCCGACGCCAGCGCAGAACATCGATACCGACCTCGCCGCACTGCTCTATACCTCAGGCAGCACCGGCTTGCCCAAGGGTGTCATGCTGACCCAGCGCAATTTGCTGTGCGGCGCCGAAAGCGTGGCCGACTACCTGCGCAATGAGCCGCAAGACCGCCTTCTGGCGGTGCTGCCACTGTCTTTCGACTACGGCCTGTCGCAGTTGACGACGGCGTTTCACGTAGGTGCGAGCGTGGTACTGTGCGAGTACCTGTTGCCACGTGACGTCGTCCGCGCCGTGGCCCGCTATCAGGTCACCGGTCTCGCCGGCGTCCCACCCCTGTGGCATCAACTGGCGGCGGTCGACTGGCCCGACGATGCCCGCTGCCTGCGCTATTTCACCAACTCCGGCGGCCGGCTGCCCGACGACACGCTGAACCGACTCCGGACACGTCAGCCGCAGGCCGAACCGTATCTCATGTACGGCCTCACGGAGGCCTTTCGCTCCACGTGGGTGCCGCCGGCGTGGCTGGAGCGCAAACCGGGTTCGATCGGCATTCCCATTCCCAATGCAGACGTGCTTGTCGTGCGCGAGGACGGCTCGGTGTGCGATGCCTTTGAGGAAGGCGAGCTGGTGCACCGCGGTAGCCTGGTGGCATCGGGTTACTGGGCCGACCCTGAACGCACCCGCGAGCGGTTTCGGCCGCTTCCGCAAGGTCCCGGCAGGCCGGCGGCCGACGCGGTAGCAGTCTGGTCCGGGGACCGGGTCTATCGCGATGATGACGGCTTCATGTTCTTCGTAGGCCGACGTGACGAGCAGATCAAATGCTCGGGCTATCGAATTTCACCCGATGAGATCGAACAACAGATCCTCGCCAGCGGACTGGTCGATGAAGCGGTGGTGACGGCTGCCGAACACCCTGCTCTCGGCGAAGCGCCAATCGCCATTCTGACCGGCGACCCGCAGCGACTGCCAGAGCTGCAGCACTGGATCAAGGCCCGGCTGCCCGGTTACATGCAGCCACAGGCCTGGCTCTGGTATCCCGCAATCCCGCGCAATGCGAATGGCAAGTACGATCGCAGCCTGCTCAAACGGACGCTTGCAACACAGTTCCGGTCGGCCTGA
- the queD gene encoding 6-carboxytetrahydropterin synthase QueD → MEIFKEFTFEAAHRLPHVPEGHKCGRLHGHSFMVAIHIAGEVNPHTGWIRDFSELKAIFKPIYDQLDHNYLNDIPGLENPTSEVLARWIWVELKPLLPELCQVTIRETCTSGCIYRGD, encoded by the coding sequence GTGGAGATCTTCAAGGAATTCACTTTCGAGGCAGCTCATCGTCTGCCGCATGTTCCGGAAGGCCACAAATGCGGGCGCCTGCACGGTCACTCGTTCATGGTTGCCATCCACATCGCCGGCGAGGTGAACCCGCATACAGGCTGGATCCGCGACTTCTCCGAGCTTAAAGCCATCTTCAAGCCGATCTATGATCAGCTCGATCACAACTATCTCAACGACATTCCAGGCCTGGAAAACCCCACCAGCGAAGTGCTGGCGCGGTGGATCTGGGTCGAGCTCAAGCCTCTGCTGCCCGAGCTTTGTCAGGTCACCATCCGCGAGACCTGCACCAGCGGGTGCATCTACCGCGGCGACTGA
- a CDS encoding NINE protein: MAYSDTHSKGIGYLLWIFGFMGAHRFYYGKPWTGTLWFFTLGLFFIGWIIDLFLIPAMDRKADLRFRSGRTNFNLCWVLLTFLGIFGAHRLYMGKWITAIIYFCTGGLFLIGVLYDYWTLNEQISVKNMQRDW, encoded by the coding sequence ATGGCCTACTCGGACACGCACAGCAAGGGAATCGGCTATCTGCTCTGGATTTTCGGCTTCATGGGTGCGCACCGTTTCTACTACGGAAAGCCCTGGACGGGGACCCTGTGGTTTTTCACCCTCGGCCTGTTCTTCATCGGCTGGATCATCGATCTGTTCCTGATTCCGGCAATGGACCGCAAGGCGGACCTGCGATTCCGCAGCGGGCGGACCAATTTCAACCTGTGCTGGGTATTGCTGACCTTCCTCGGCATCTTCGGCGCGCATCGTCTGTATATGGGCAAGTGGATCACGGCGATCATCTACTTCTGCACCGGCGGCCTGTTCCTGATCGGCGTGCTCTACGACTACTGGACGCTGAACGAGCAGATCTCGGTCAAGAACATGCAGCGGGACTGGTAG
- a CDS encoding DUF3820 family protein translates to MKPEDLQLLVTRQMPFGKYKGRLIADLPGHYLNWFAREGFPPGDIGRLLALMQEIDHNGLSPLLDPLRSSPRVR, encoded by the coding sequence ATGAAGCCTGAAGACCTGCAACTGCTAGTGACTCGTCAAATGCCCTTCGGCAAGTACAAGGGTCGGCTCATTGCCGACCTGCCGGGGCATTATCTGAACTGGTTTGCCCGGGAGGGCTTTCCGCCGGGAGACATCGGTCGCTTGCTGGCGCTCATGCAGGAAATCGATCACAACGGACTTTCTCCCCTGCTCGATCCGTTGCGCTCGTCGCCGCGGGTACGTTGA
- a CDS encoding pyridoxal-dependent decarboxylase, exosortase A system-associated — translation MPHSALDRFTDAGPELLINGLTLDQLALRAGGTPFYAYDRAAIVQRVDTLRSGLPQRVELHYAIKANPMPAVVNLLASCVDGLDVASIGELRVALDSGTAAADISFAGPAKGDDELAAAVANGVLINVESADELRRIRGIASRLQCPAQIALRVNPDFELKSSGMKMGGGARPFGIDAERVPELLDTLRSDELVLKGLHIFSGSQNLREEAIAEAQSLTFELTRRLTQFWGNPFELINIGGGLGIPYFPADRPLDVTRVGEQLARLIDENAHWLGNTRLIMELGRYLVGEAGYYVCRVIERKHSRGQTYLLCDGGLHHHLANSGNFGQVLRKNYPVVIGNRLNEQPVEMVSAHGPLCTPLDILADKVELPRAEPGDFLVVLQSGAYGPSASPTAFLGHPAAIEMLV, via the coding sequence ATGCCCCACTCTGCGCTAGACCGTTTTACCGATGCCGGCCCCGAACTGCTGATAAACGGCCTTACGCTTGATCAACTGGCTCTGCGCGCCGGTGGAACGCCGTTTTACGCATACGACCGGGCCGCGATCGTGCAGCGTGTCGACACACTTCGATCGGGCCTGCCACAGCGCGTCGAGTTGCATTACGCAATCAAGGCCAATCCGATGCCGGCCGTGGTCAATCTGCTGGCCAGCTGCGTTGACGGACTGGACGTCGCGTCGATTGGCGAACTGCGCGTAGCGCTGGACAGCGGCACCGCTGCCGCGGACATCAGCTTCGCAGGGCCCGCCAAGGGTGATGACGAGCTCGCCGCAGCCGTCGCCAATGGCGTATTGATCAACGTTGAGTCAGCAGATGAGTTGCGGCGCATACGAGGCATTGCATCCAGGCTGCAGTGTCCTGCGCAGATTGCGCTGCGGGTCAATCCGGACTTCGAGCTGAAGTCGTCGGGTATGAAGATGGGCGGCGGTGCCAGACCCTTTGGCATCGATGCCGAGCGGGTCCCCGAACTGCTCGATACATTGCGCAGCGACGAGCTGGTTTTGAAGGGGTTGCACATCTTCAGCGGCTCGCAGAACCTGCGCGAGGAAGCGATCGCCGAAGCGCAGAGCCTGACCTTTGAGTTGACCAGACGTCTCACCCAGTTCTGGGGCAACCCGTTCGAACTGATCAACATCGGAGGGGGACTTGGCATTCCGTATTTTCCTGCCGACCGGCCGCTCGACGTCACGCGTGTTGGCGAGCAGCTGGCGCGACTGATCGACGAGAATGCCCATTGGCTTGGCAACACGCGGTTGATCATGGAGCTGGGGCGATACCTGGTCGGCGAAGCGGGCTATTACGTGTGTCGCGTCATTGAGCGCAAACACAGCCGCGGCCAGACGTATCTGTTGTGCGACGGTGGTCTGCATCACCATCTGGCCAACTCCGGCAACTTCGGCCAGGTGCTTCGCAAGAATTATCCGGTGGTCATTGGTAATCGCCTGAACGAGCAACCAGTGGAAATGGTCAGCGCCCACGGGCCATTGTGCACGCCGCTGGATATTCTCGCGGACAAGGTCGAGCTGCCGCGCGCGGAGCCAGGCGATTTTCTGGTGGTCCTGCAATCAGGTGCCTACGGTCCGAGCGCAAGTCCCACCGCGTTTCTCGGCCACCCTGCAGCCATCGAGATGCTGGTCTGA
- the rnd gene encoding ribonuclease D, giving the protein MTASRAQPLMIADNSELAAWCERWRTLPFIAVDTEFVRTETFFPIAGLIQVGDGEQAYLIDPLAITDWAPMVALLEDPQVIKVLHSCSEDLEVFHQLCGAVPKPLFDTQLAAAYLGMDFSMGYSRLVNALLGIELAKDETRSDWLQRPLSETQLQYAADDAIHLADIYKELAPRIEQAGFTAWLLSDTAEQSAVVGLQQDPDQAYRSIKQAWRLRPDQLAVLQRLAAWRERESRARNQARNRLLRETTMVPLAQRQPDSLQDLARIEDMHPRSVRQDGQQILELIRQGKAVPQDQWPARLPEPLPADANKMLKALRKVGQAHATRLGIAPEIMLRKKVLEAMVRTGYPGGPYQLPDELVSWRRQLMGEQLLQVANGTQEGNDVG; this is encoded by the coding sequence ATGACCGCATCCCGGGCTCAGCCCCTGATGATCGCCGACAATTCCGAACTTGCCGCCTGGTGCGAACGCTGGCGGACGCTGCCGTTCATTGCGGTGGACACCGAGTTCGTGCGCACCGAGACCTTCTTTCCGATCGCCGGCCTGATTCAGGTCGGTGACGGCGAGCAAGCCTACCTGATCGATCCGCTGGCCATTACCGACTGGGCGCCGATGGTGGCGCTTCTGGAGGATCCGCAGGTTATCAAGGTGCTGCATTCATGCAGTGAAGACCTCGAGGTGTTTCACCAGTTGTGCGGGGCGGTGCCCAAACCGTTGTTCGATACGCAACTGGCGGCCGCCTATCTGGGTATGGACTTCTCGATGGGCTATTCACGATTGGTCAATGCTCTGCTGGGCATCGAGTTGGCCAAGGACGAGACGCGCTCGGACTGGTTGCAGCGTCCACTCAGTGAAACTCAGCTGCAATATGCCGCAGACGATGCGATACATCTCGCGGACATCTACAAGGAGCTGGCTCCGCGTATCGAGCAGGCCGGCTTCACTGCGTGGTTGTTGAGCGATACCGCCGAGCAAAGCGCGGTCGTGGGTCTCCAGCAGGATCCGGATCAAGCCTATCGTTCGATCAAACAGGCCTGGCGTCTGCGCCCGGACCAGTTGGCCGTGCTGCAGCGGTTGGCCGCCTGGCGGGAGCGCGAGTCCCGGGCTCGCAATCAGGCGCGCAATCGGCTGCTCAGAGAGACCACGATGGTGCCACTTGCTCAGCGTCAGCCGGATAGCCTCCAGGATCTGGCGCGTATCGAGGACATGCACCCCCGCTCGGTGCGCCAGGACGGCCAGCAGATTCTCGAGTTGATCCGGCAGGGCAAGGCGGTGCCGCAGGATCAGTGGCCGGCACGGCTGCCGGAGCCGCTTCCGGCGGACGCCAACAAGATGCTCAAGGCGCTGCGCAAGGTGGGTCAGGCGCATGCCACCCGGTTGGGCATCGCCCCGGAAATCATGTTACGCAAGAAGGTGCTCGAGGCCATGGTGAGGACCGGCTACCCTGGCGGGCCGTACCAGTTACCCGATGAACTGGTGAGCTGGCGTCGACAGCTCATGGGTGAGCAACTCCTTCAGGTCGCAAACGGAACACAGGAAGGCAACGATGTCGGTTGA
- a CDS encoding putative bifunctional diguanylate cyclase/phosphodiesterase translates to MSVHSSHPFANYERERLQALRQLNLLDTPPSESFDRITRMAARLFNLPIAAVSLTDEDRQWFKSRVGVEHWEIPRERACCGEVADTTRMLVVNDLLESDTYRDSVLANSGIRFYAGAPLLTREGYSLGAMCVLGTEPRQATSEELAALQDLAAMVMAQIELQHAFGRIEPTTGLPNRSQFAEDLEDLGRDAPDDRRFAVFIELLDSQQISTVQRVMGQTVLDSLSRKVARFLLERLRPKTQVYQLGSCQYVYICIYRDEAAAVDYAVGLRHDLLALCREHDTSISIRPALGVSPFLPGSVEASDLLRTSHSACLDARQTEAGVGVFSMSIDAGHQRRFTLLADIRSALLSQDQLRLVFQPRIESATGRCVGAEALLRWRHPTLGDISPAEFIPLLENTPLARPITAWVMQAAIARSAIWNRQGRDLRISVNVSAANLDEDDFVDNVLATMRQHGLPSSALELELTESALIGNSRSASERLGRLGAEGITVAIDDFGTGYSSLAYLQEIPAHVVKIDRSFVSRLDTHARSQTLVRNMVSMAHDMGYRVVAEGVESIESRDFLHALGCEELQGYLIARPMSAEALEQWLIEREPD, encoded by the coding sequence ATGAGCGTGCACTCGTCCCATCCCTTCGCCAACTACGAACGCGAGCGTCTACAGGCGCTGCGTCAGCTTAACCTCCTCGACACGCCACCCAGCGAAAGCTTCGACCGCATCACGCGCATGGCTGCGCGGCTGTTCAACCTGCCGATTGCCGCTGTTTCGCTGACGGACGAAGACCGGCAGTGGTTCAAGTCCCGAGTCGGCGTTGAACACTGGGAGATCCCGCGCGAACGTGCCTGTTGCGGAGAGGTCGCTGACACAACCCGTATGTTGGTAGTCAACGATCTGCTCGAGTCCGATACCTACCGGGACAGTGTGCTGGCAAATTCGGGTATCCGTTTCTACGCCGGCGCCCCTCTCCTCACCCGCGAAGGCTACAGCCTCGGCGCGATGTGCGTATTGGGCACCGAGCCGCGCCAGGCGACCAGCGAGGAGCTAGCCGCGCTTCAGGACCTCGCGGCGATGGTCATGGCGCAGATCGAACTGCAGCATGCATTCGGCCGGATCGAACCCACCACCGGCCTGCCGAATCGCAGCCAGTTTGCCGAAGACCTGGAGGATCTGGGTCGTGACGCACCGGATGACCGGCGGTTTGCCGTATTCATTGAACTGCTCGACTCACAGCAGATATCGACCGTCCAGCGGGTCATGGGTCAGACCGTGCTCGACTCCCTGTCGCGCAAAGTCGCGCGGTTCCTGCTGGAAAGACTGCGTCCCAAGACCCAGGTCTATCAACTCGGCTCCTGCCAGTACGTCTACATCTGCATCTACCGCGATGAAGCCGCTGCCGTCGACTACGCCGTGGGCCTGAGGCATGATCTGCTGGCACTTTGCAGGGAGCACGACACCTCGATCAGCATCCGGCCCGCGTTGGGCGTATCACCCTTTCTGCCAGGTTCGGTCGAGGCCAGCGATCTGCTGCGCACTTCGCACAGCGCATGCCTGGATGCGCGGCAGACCGAAGCAGGCGTCGGCGTCTTTTCCATGAGCATCGATGCCGGACATCAACGCCGCTTCACCCTGCTGGCAGACATCCGCTCTGCCCTGCTCAGCCAGGATCAGTTGCGCCTGGTGTTTCAACCGCGCATTGAGTCAGCCACCGGCCGCTGCGTTGGCGCCGAAGCCCTGCTGCGCTGGCGTCATCCGACGCTGGGCGACATCTCGCCCGCCGAATTCATCCCGTTGCTGGAAAACACCCCGCTGGCTCGACCGATCACCGCCTGGGTCATGCAGGCAGCTATCGCCCGCAGCGCCATCTGGAACCGACAGGGTCGGGACCTGCGTATATCGGTCAACGTGTCGGCAGCGAATCTGGATGAGGATGACTTCGTCGACAACGTGCTGGCAACGATGCGACAGCACGGACTGCCGAGCTCGGCGCTCGAGCTTGAGCTGACTGAAAGTGCGCTGATAGGCAACAGTCGCTCGGCCTCGGAGCGGCTCGGCCGCCTGGGTGCAGAAGGCATTACCGTGGCGATCGACGACTTCGGTACAGGCTACAGCAGCCTCGCCTACCTGCAGGAAATCCCGGCGCACGTGGTCAAGATCGACCGCTCTTTCGTCAGCCGCCTGGACACACATGCCCGTAGCCAGACGCTGGTGCGCAACATGGTCTCGATGGCCCACGACATGGGCTATCGCGTCGTGGCCGAAGGCGTGGAAAGCATCGAATCACGCGATTTCCTCCATGCCCTGGGCTGCGAAGAGCTGCAGGGCTATCTGATTGCCCGCCCCATGTCCGCGGAAGCCCTGGAGCAGTGGTTGATCGAACGCGAACCGGACTGA